In the uncultured Erythrobacter sp. genome, TCGCATTTTGGCCCCGTCTTGATGGCCAAGCTGCTGCTGCGGCGGATGACTGTCCACGAAGCTCTCGCGGCCGCAGGCACGAAGCTTGGCGCGAGCGCTGCGCCGGTGCTGCTCAGTGACGGGCGCATGGGGGTCGATGTCGACAAGGTTGAGGACCACGCGCTGGCCGAGCGTCTGCTGGCTGATCGGGGCTGACTGTCGGTGCAGCGCATTGCCCTCTACGATCTCGACCGCACGGTGACCCGCGCGCCGACGTTTACCCCGTTCCTCGTTCACATGGCCGCAAGCGGCAACCCGTTACGGCTGCTCGGCGTATCGCTGTGGGTGCTGGCGATGCTGGGTTACAAGGCGAAATTCTACGGGAGAAAGCCGCTCAAGCAGTTCGGTCTCAACCTGCTGGTCGGGCGCAACGTGCGCAATGGCCGCCTGCAACCCCGGATCGACGCTTTCGTCGCCGGGCAAATGGCGCGCAATATCCAGCCGGGCGCGCGTGCGCAGATCGCCGCCGACCGGGCGGCTGGCATTCGCCTAGTGCTCGTCACCGCTGCACCGGAGATTTACGCCGAGGCGTTAGCGCAGGCGCTGGGTTTCGAGGCCTGCATCGCCACTCGCCACCAGCGCGATAGTGCGGGCAACCTCCTCGCGCTGATCGACGGCGAGAACAATTACGGCGCGCATAAGGTCGCCCGCGTCGAGGCATGGCTGGCAGAGCAAGGCCTCGCCCGCGCCGATTGCCACCTCATCGCCTATACCGACCACGCCAGCGACGCGCCGATCCTGAACTATGCCGACACCGGCGTGCTGGTAGGTCGCTACGCCAAGGCGCAGCGCGGGTGGGCGCAGGCCGACTGGAGCGCGCCTGAAAGGAGCGGGGCCGCCACATGAGCCGCATCTGCTTCCTGTTCAACCACGACCAGACGCATCAGCTGGCGCATTCGCTCCCCATCGCGATGGCGCTGGCGGCGCGGAGCGAGCACCGGATCGTGCTTGCTTACACCAGGCCCGCGATCAGAGCCGAGATTGAGCGGCAGGCGGATCCGGCGCTGCTCGCCAAGGTGGAACTGGTGCGGCTCACCCTCAAGCAGAGCGGATCGCAAGCGATCGCGGGCCTGCTCGAGCGGCTGGTTCCAGCGCGCAAACTGCTCATCTACCGCGACAATCTCGATTTCTTTGCTAGCTTCGATGCGGTGGTGGTCTCGGAAAAAACCACGCTGCTGCTCAAGACCGTTTACGGGATGGACAACGTCAAGCTGATCCACACCCGTCACGGTGCAGGCGACCGGGCAATCGGCTTCAACAAGGAGAGCGCCGGTTTCGATCTGGTGCTCGTCTCCGGCCCCAAGATCCGCGACCGGCTGATCGCGGAAGCGGGGCTTACGCCTGAGCAGATTGCGCTGGTCGGCTATCCCAAGTTCGATCTGTGCGCGAACAATCGGTTCGCGGATACCTTCCCCGCGCCCGAGCGGCCCACTGTAATCTACAACCCCCACCCCTCGCCCAAGCTATCGAGCTGGTTCAAGCATGGCGCGGCGGTGATCGCGGCATTCCGGAATCAGGATCGCTACAATCTGATCTTCGCGCCGCACGTCATGCTGTTCGAACGCAAGTGGGTGGTCACACTTGATCCGCCGAGCCTTGCGCGGGTGGTGCCGCCCGGCGCAGGATACCGCGCAGAACGCCGCATTCACATCGACACCGGCAGTGCCGCCAGCAGCGACATGAGCTACACCAACCGCGCGGACATCTACCTTGGTGATGTCAGCAGCCAGGTCTATGAATTCCTGCGCGCGCCCCGTCCGTGCCTGTTCCTTAACTCGCATGGCGTGGATTGGCATGACGATCCCAATTACCTCCACTGGCGCGCGGGCCCGGTGCTGGATTCGCCCGCCCATCTGCTTGATGCGATTGATGCTGCGGTCGCCGCGCATCCCGGCTATGCGCCCACCCAACAGGCACTGATCGACGCGACTTTCTCTCTCAGCGAGCGCGCCTCGGCCGAGCGGGCGGCGGATGCGATTGGCGCGTTTCTCAAAGGAACCACGGCCCTTGGCTAGTCTCAGCGATTTCTGGCGTTACGGCGTGGTCAAGACAGCGCGCAAGCTGAAGGCCGCCGCTCTATCGCCGGTGCTGGCGGCGCGCGGCGATGGGCCGGTACGCTCGGCTTACGGCGTGCTGATGGTGCCCAACTGGCAGGACACCACGTTCCGCTATTGCATCTTCGGCACCTATGGCAGCGACTTGTCCGATCTGCTGCTGGGCCAGCGGGAGGAATTCGTCTTCGTCGATATCGGCGCCAATCAGGGGCTCTACTCGCTGATCGCCGCGCAGAACCCCAAGTGCCGCGAGATCATCGCCTTCGAACCCGTTCCGGCGACCCATGCGCGGCTGACGGCGAATGTGGCGCTGAATGGCGGGGCGGAGCGCACGGTGCTGCTCCAGCTGGCGATTGCCGACAGCGTGGGCGAGGTGGAGATCAGCGTCGCCGCTGACCATACCGGCACGGCAACGCTGGCCGGACGCGAGGGACAGAGCGGCGGCGGCGTCGTAATCCACACCATCGACGCGCCGCTGGTCGATCCGCTGTTGTCGGGCGAACTCCCGATGTTCATCAAGATCGACGTCGAAGGGCTGGAGGCGGTGGTCATCGCCGAGCTCGCCAAGACCAAGGCTTTCGCGCGGGTCTCAGCGATCTTCTACGAGGTAGATGACCGCTGGGCGCGCGCGGACGAGATCGAGACCCTGCTCCGCGCGGCCGGTTTCACCCGCTTCGCCAAGTACGGGCGCGGGCACCACTACGACGTGCTGGCGACGCGTTCCTGAAGCACCGCTTGCGCGAGCGTTCGGCCTGAGAGCCACGCCCCTTCGACGCGCGCGCTGTGCAGGTAATCGCCCGCGATCCCGATCCGCAAAGTTGCATCGAAGCGCGCGCCTTCGCCGATAAGCGCTTGCGGCAAGGCATAGAGCCAGCGGTGCGCGTCCAAGTGTTGCGGCGCGCGAGCCGCAGCGCCAGTGGCGGCGAAGAAGTCAGCCAGCAAGAATTGCGCGACCTCCTCCTTGGGCAAGTCGATCAATTCCCGGCTCCGGGCGGGTGAGGCGTGGATCACCCAAGTCTCCGCCCCGCTACGCCCCGGCTTGGCGGAATTGCGCGCCGCCCAGCTGACGGGGCCGGTATCGGAGCGATAGGTGTCGGCAGCAATCGGCAGCCTTGCGTTGAACCCTGCCATTACGGCCCAGCAGGGTGCAGAGCTCACGCTTGCGGCGAGCGCTGCAAGTTCAGGCGCCGTTTCAGCCAGCAGCACGGCGGCCTGTTCGGCAGGGACAGCCACGAGCACCGTGGCGGCGGTGAAGCTCTGATCGCCCGTCGCGATCCGCCAAACCGCGCTGTTGCGCTCCAAACGCTCGGCCCGCACGCCCCAGCGCACGTCCAGCGTCTCGGCCATCGCCTTCACGCAAGAGTTCATCCCGGGAGTGCCGACCCACGCATCCTCGCCCGCAGCAGGCCACCGGGCGGCAACGCCTGCCATTTCCCACACCAAGACCGTGTCGAGAAACGCCGGATCGTGTGCGGTGAAATACTGCGCGCCGTGATCGAAGCCGACCTGCTCGCCGCCGATCTCCGCCCGCCGTGCCGCCATGCGCCCACCGGGGCCGCGCCCCTTGTCGAGCACGATGATCCGCTGTCCCGCAGCTGCCAAAGCGGCCGCCGCGGAAAGTCCCGCCATACCGCCACCGATAATCAGAATATCACAATGTCCGTCCATCCCGCGCCAACGCTCGGAAGGCGGCGAAGTTTCAGGGCGCAGACCGCGGCGCGCGCGCTTCGGCCAGCAGCAGCGAGAATTGCTTGGCGTCATCGGTCCAGCGTGCCCGCGGCTCCCAGCCGCCCGCTGCCAGCAGCATCTGGCCCGACCGCTTGGTGAACTTATGGCTGTTCTCGGTGTGGATGCTCTCGCCCTCACGCATGGAGAACGGCTGCTCGCTGACCGTGAAAGCGACGTCTTGCCGCGCAACCAGATGCATCTCGATCCGCGCGAAGGTGTCATTCCAGCGCGCTTCGTGACGGAAGGCCTCGACCGGAATGTCACCGCCGAGCTCGTGATTGATGCGGGTGAGGAGGTTGAGGTTGAACTGCGCCGTCACCCCCGCCGCATCGTCATAGGCGGCGAGCAAGACGTCCTCGTCCTTCACCAGATCCATCCCGATCAACAGCAGCGCGCCCTCCCCCAACGTCTCGCGCATTGAGCGCAACAGGTCAGTCGCGGTGCGGGCGATCATGTTACCGATGGTCGAGCCGGGGAAGAAGCCGAGTTTGGGCAGGCTGGCGACCTCTGCGGGAAGCTCGACCCGGCGCATGAAATCGGCCTCGACCGGATGGACCGGAAGGCCCGGAAACTTCGCCGCCAGCGCCGCCGAGGACGCGCGCAGGAAATCGCCCGCGATGTCGAGCGGGACATAGGCAGACGGCTGGATCGCCGACAGCAGTAAGGGTGTCTTGACCGATGAGCCCGAGCCGAACTCCACCACCGCCCGGCCCGGCCCGATCAGCTCGGCAATCTCTTGATACCGACCGTGCAGGATCGCAGTTTCGGCGCGGGTCGGGTAATATTCGGGGAGCTGCGTGATGTCCTCGAACAGCTGCGATCCGGTGTCGTCATAGAACCAGCGCGCGGGGATCGCCTTCTGGGCAGCGGCAAACCCCGCCAACACATCGGCGCGGAACGCCAGATCGACGCCGCCGGCATCGCGGTTGACCAGTTTGAGACCCTTGGCAAATGTCATGTCAAACGTCCTTGGCGAGCCTG is a window encoding:
- a CDS encoding HAD-IB family phosphatase, which produces MQRIALYDLDRTVTRAPTFTPFLVHMAASGNPLRLLGVSLWVLAMLGYKAKFYGRKPLKQFGLNLLVGRNVRNGRLQPRIDAFVAGQMARNIQPGARAQIAADRAAGIRLVLVTAAPEIYAEALAQALGFEACIATRHQRDSAGNLLALIDGENNYGAHKVARVEAWLAEQGLARADCHLIAYTDHASDAPILNYADTGVLVGRYAKAQRGWAQADWSAPERSGAAT
- a CDS encoding FkbM family methyltransferase, which codes for MASLSDFWRYGVVKTARKLKAAALSPVLAARGDGPVRSAYGVLMVPNWQDTTFRYCIFGTYGSDLSDLLLGQREEFVFVDIGANQGLYSLIAAQNPKCREIIAFEPVPATHARLTANVALNGGAERTVLLQLAIADSVGEVEISVAADHTGTATLAGREGQSGGGVVIHTIDAPLVDPLLSGELPMFIKIDVEGLEAVVIAELAKTKAFARVSAIFYEVDDRWARADEIETLLRAAGFTRFAKYGRGHHYDVLATRS
- a CDS encoding FAD-dependent oxidoreductase, with the protein product MDGHCDILIIGGGMAGLSAAAALAAAGQRIIVLDKGRGPGGRMAARRAEIGGEQVGFDHGAQYFTAHDPAFLDTVLVWEMAGVAARWPAAGEDAWVGTPGMNSCVKAMAETLDVRWGVRAERLERNSAVWRIATGDQSFTAATVLVAVPAEQAAVLLAETAPELAALAASVSSAPCWAVMAGFNARLPIAADTYRSDTGPVSWAARNSAKPGRSGAETWVIHASPARSRELIDLPKEEVAQFLLADFFAATGAAARAPQHLDAHRWLYALPQALIGEGARFDATLRIGIAGDYLHSARVEGAWLSGRTLAQAVLQERVASTS
- the egtD gene encoding L-histidine N(alpha)-methyltransferase — its product is MTFAKGLKLVNRDAGGVDLAFRADVLAGFAAAQKAIPARWFYDDTGSQLFEDITQLPEYYPTRAETAILHGRYQEIAELIGPGRAVVEFGSGSSVKTPLLLSAIQPSAYVPLDIAGDFLRASSAALAAKFPGLPVHPVEADFMRRVELPAEVASLPKLGFFPGSTIGNMIARTATDLLRSMRETLGEGALLLIGMDLVKDEDVLLAAYDDAAGVTAQFNLNLLTRINHELGGDIPVEAFRHEARWNDTFARIEMHLVARQDVAFTVSEQPFSMREGESIHTENSHKFTKRSGQMLLAAGGWEPRARWTDDAKQFSLLLAEARAPRSAP